The following proteins come from a genomic window of Macadamia integrifolia cultivar HAES 741 chromosome 14, SCU_Mint_v3, whole genome shotgun sequence:
- the LOC122060606 gene encoding heat shock cognate 70 kDa protein-like — MEAKTEGKAIGIDLGTTYSCVGVWQNDRVEIIANDQGNRTTPSYVAFTDTERLIGDAAKNQVAMNPSNTVFDAKRLIGRRFSDPSVQSDMKLWPFKVIPGPGDKPMIEVTYKGEKKQFAAEEISSMVLIKMKEIAEAYLGHSVKNAVITVPAYFNDSQRQATKDAGAISGLNVMRIINEPTAAAIAYGLDKKASRSGEQNVLIFDLGGGTFDVSLLTIEEGIFEVKATAGNTHLGGEDFDNRLVNHFAAEFKRKHKKDISGNARALRRLRTACERAKRTLSSTTQTTIEIDSLYEGIDFYATITRARFEELNMDLFRKCMDPVEKCLRDSKM, encoded by the coding sequence ATGGAGGCCAAGACTGAAGGAAAGGCCATTGGTATCGACTTGGGTACTACTTACAGCTGCGTGGGTGTATGGCAAAATGATCGGGTCGAGATCATCGCCAACGATCAGGGCAACCGAACTACTCCTTCTTATGTTGCCTTCACAGATACAGAAAGGTTGATCGGTGATGCAGCCAAGAACCAGGTTGCAATGAACCCCTCCAACACCGTCTTCGATGCAAAGCGTCTTATTGGGCGACGATTCTCAGACCCTTCTGTGCAGAGCGACATGAAGCTCTGGCCCTTCAAGGTTATTCCTGGACCTGGTGATAAGCCCATGATCGAGGTGACCTACAAAGGCGAAAAGAAGCAATTTGCAGCTGAGGagatttcttcaatggtgttgATCAAGATGAAGGAAATCGCAGAGGCTTATTTGGGTCACTCTGTGAAGAACGCAGTCATCACTGTTCCTGCTTACTTCAATGATTCGCAGAGGCAGGCCACCAAGGACGCTGGAGCAATTTCAGGGCTTAATGTGATGAGGATAATTAATGAGCCCACTGCAGCTGCGATTGCTTATGGATTGGACAAGAAGGCGTCCAGGTCTGGCGAGCAGAACGTTCTAATTTTCGATCTTGGAGGTGGAACCTTTGATGTATCTCTGTTAACGATCGAAGAAGGTATTTTTGAGGTGAAGGCTACCGCCGGAAACACCCATCTTGGTGGCGAAGACTTCGATAACCGCCTCGTCAACCACTTTGCTGCAGAGTTCAAGAGAAAACACAAGAAGGACATCAGCGGCAACGCCAGGGCTTTGAGGCGGTTAAGGACTGCCTGTGAGAGGGCTAAGCGGACTCTGTCTTCGACAACCCAGACAACCATTGAAATTGATTCTCTCTACGAAGGTATCGACTTCTATGCTACCATTACAAGAGCTCGATTTGAAGAGTTGAACATGGATTTGTTCAGGAAGTGTATGGATCCAGTCGAGAAGTGTCTCCGAGACTCGAAAATG